From Paenibacillus graminis:
GGTCAAATGTTGTGTATATCAGCGTGCGTTCTCCAGGAATGAAAAAGCGCAGTATGCCTTTTAAAAAACCCATCCGCGGACCTCCCCCTTTAATAGAAGTTCCAATAATTGCTGCAGAAGCTACTTCAAATAACGTTCCTTCAAGACACCCAGATGATGCAGCTCATGTCCAATAATTACACAGGCTATGGCTCTTACGGAAATCGGATTATCGCTGGCTGTGCCCATCCGGGTCCAAGCCTCCTCCGGCAGACTCTCCAGCAGAGCAATCGTAGATTGGCGTACCAGCTTATAATGCTGCACCATTTCACTGAGCGTAAACCGCTCGAACTTTCCTGCCTCCGCATAGTCATTCTCCTCATATCCGGGCAGCGGAGCTTTCTCCCCTCTGGCAATAGCAAGCAATCGGTAGGACATAATGCGGTCATTATCCGTGAGGTGTCCAAGCAACTGCTTGATGCTCCATTTGCCTTCTGCATAGCGGTAACTTCCCTGCTCCTCGCTCAGCCCGTCCAACAGTTCATACATCAGACTGGATTGTTCCCTAAGCACAGCCGCAAGCTCCCCTTCAGGGGGGACCAAAGAAATGTAACGGGCCGGAAATTCACTATACTCTCCTGGTTGTGGACGCTGGTTCATAAGACTGCCCCTTTCAACTGTTTTTTCAAAAAATTGCCGAATAGTGTAAAATGCTGTTGTTGTATTTTAGTACATTATGTATAATATTTGCAAGAATACAAGTTTGGTGATCCTGAGCTTCGGGAGTGTAAGCATGCTGGAATTTGTGCTGTTTATGGTGTTTTCGGTACTGGAGACCTATGCCATGTTTTATTTGGCTTTCAAGGTATTCAAGATTGATTTTTACCACAAAGAGATGATATTTGCAGGTTGTATAATGGGCTTTTTCTCATATGTCATACGTGTGGAATATCACCTGGTGGAAATAGATATTATCGTTCAGTATCTCTTAATTTTCTGTTTCTTTTGGATGCTTTTCCGAATTCACTTTTTCTACGCAGCTATTCTTACAGGAATGACTTACCAAGCTTACACGTTCATTCAACTGATGTATATTGTTATCCTGGATAAAGCCGGCTTATTCTCAGCCCAAGCCTTTTACGGAATAGACATCGACACTAATCTGCTACAAATCCTATCATCTACTACTGCCTTAGGTATTGGTTACTACAGTGGACGTAGACGCAAAGGTTTCGATTTTATTCCAGACAAACCCAATGGCTTAATTAAGACAACAAAGCGTGAGAAATTCCTCTTTGTTCTTAACCTGCCTACTGCCGGGCTTATAATCTTTATCATGCATCTTTTTAACTCCAATTACTTTTTAGCTGCACCGCTAATATACGCTTTTCTATTGTTTTGTTACATATATTTAGCCTATTCAAAGGATAGAAGCGGACATGAATATATTAAGTTATAAGATCGCATCTAGGATTAAGCAATCCAACCCTCAAGAGACTAGCTCTATTGAGATTATGCAATATGCCTTGAATATTATACTTAACAGTCTGTTGATTATCTCAGCATCATTTTTAATTGGCTGGTTGACCGGGAGTTTCGCAGATACTGCTGTCTCATTATTCAGCTTCGCAATTCTGAGATTTTTCTCTGGTGGCAAACATCTAAAAACTGCTACTGCCTGCAATATCTTTTCCATTCTGTTATGCTCATCCATTCCGCATCTATCCTTTTTAATCAAAGATCATCTTTTGATCATTAATGGATTATGCATAGTTATAATGTTGTTGTTCGCACCTAATCCAGATGTGAATGCACAAGTTTCAATACGCTGGTATCCTTGGATGAAAGCCACTTCTGTAACCTTAGTAGCTCTTAATTTTTTTATTCACTCGCCTGTCCTTGGATTAGCTTTTTTAGCTCAATCCTTAACAGTAATTTCCAAGCAAGGGAGGAACTCCTTATGAAAAAGAACATTGCCCGTATTACCTCAAAGGCTTTGACTTCATCCGCTCGTCTATTCGCAGCTGTACTGAAACCTTGGGCCCACAGCCCAGAAGTACCAAAAGAATTGCGGAAGTAATTAAAGGATGGGGAGAACATGCGAGTCTTGCTAAATGACGGGTCCTCCCGGAATATTGGGGAAGAAGA
This genomic window contains:
- a CDS encoding DinB family protein, translated to MNQRPQPGEYSEFPARYISLVPPEGELAAVLREQSSLMYELLDGLSEEQGSYRYAEGKWSIKQLLGHLTDNDRIMSYRLLAIARGEKAPLPGYEENDYAEAGKFERFTLSEMVQHYKLVRQSTIALLESLPEEAWTRMGTASDNPISVRAIACVIIGHELHHLGVLKERYLK
- a CDS encoding accessory gene regulator ArgB-like protein, with protein sequence MNILSYKIASRIKQSNPQETSSIEIMQYALNIILNSLLIISASFLIGWLTGSFADTAVSLFSFAILRFFSGGKHLKTATACNIFSILLCSSIPHLSFLIKDHLLIINGLCIVIMLLFAPNPDVNAQVSIRWYPWMKATSVTLVALNFFIHSPVLGLAFLAQSLTVISKQGRNSL